The genomic DNA TGCGGAGAATCTTCACTCAATCGTTCATCGCCGCGATCACCGTAGATACCGATCGCCGACGCGCAGACGAGCACTTTGGGAGGTTTGGGCATCGAAGCCAGTTGCTCGCACAATGTTCGCGTGGGAACCACGCGGCTGTCGATGATCTCCTGCTTGATTTTCGCGTTCCAACGCTTGTCCGCGATCGGTTTCCCCGCCAGATGAACGACGGCATCGGTTCCTGCGAACGCATCGCTGACAAACGATTCACTCCATGGGAACAGCACATCCGCCTGTTCCTGGTCGTTTCGGGACGCTGGCCGTTCCCCACGCAGCAGCGGGACGGTTTGATGCCCCAGCAGGTTGGCGACGTTGCAGAAACTTCCGCCCACCAGCCCGGTCGAACCGCTGACCGCTATCCGCAGCGGTGACGGATCGTGATCGCTGAACATCTGCAGATCGTCGTGCGTCGTGCGGTGCCGATACGCGAACATCGATTCGAGCATCTTCGTGATCTTGCCCGATCCGAAAAAGGAACCGACAGCGCCACCGGGCAATCGGTAATCGACCGTGTCGTGCATTTGCGAACTGGCCGCTGTAGGGCCCGGTTCAAACCGATGTTCGTGATGCCAACTGGCAAACGGTCCGGAGACTTGAATGTCGGTAAACCGATTCGGTGGTTCGTAAATTTCGTGACGCGCGTGCCAACGCATCCCCACCGGTCCCAGCTTGGTCTTTAGAATGACTTCGCTGCCCGGTTCTAAAGAATTATCACTGCGCTGGATCGTGACGTGTTCCCATGGAGGGATTAAACGTCCCAGCGCGCCACGACGATCATGGTATGCGAAGGCCTGTTCGATCGAAGCGGGTAAAGCGACGCTACGCTTATATTGTTGAGCAGCCACGCACATCTCCGGGGATCGCGTTAGGGAACGTTGGATGCGACTATTGTAACCGCGCTCCGGACGCCAACGCAGCTAGGTCAGCGTCGGTTTCTCCCGTGCGATCTCACCCGGCTTCAAACGCTCTGCAGTTCGGGTGATTCCGCCATCGAAGCCATCTCCTGCAGCTTGGTAATCGCCCGCGATTCGATCTGCCGGACGCGTTCCTTCGAGATGCCCAGGCGAGCGGCGATCGCTTGTAGGGTTTGGACTTTACTGTGCGGTCCGATCGAAAAACGAGCGCGAATGATCAACTTTTCGCGGCGATCGAGCGAATCCAACAGCACGCCCAAACGACTGCGCAGGTGTTCCCAACGCTGTTCGGACATGAACGGTTCCCGCGGCACACCCGATTCGGCAATTGTGGCTTCGTCCATTCCCATCACCATCCGCGAATCATCGGTCTGCCGCTGCACGACCAATTGGTACGAATTACGACGCACGACCTGCGTTGCGTAGGTGCTGAAACGGAATCCTCGGGAGTAGTCGAATTTTTCGACGGCGCGGATCAAGGCTAACATTCCGTCGGCCAACAAGTCGTCAAAAGTGTTCATCGGGTTGACGAATTTCTTGACGATGGAAAACACCAGTCGAAGATTGGCTTCGATGATTCGGTCGCGATGCCAAGCAGCCAACGCCAGCAACCAATGGATGCGATCGACCTGCTGCACCGCGGTCTTGGCATAGGGCAGGCTGTCGCGGCATTTGGAAGCCATGCACAGCAGGAAATTCATCCGCTCAAACAACATCGGTTCCTGTTCTGGACTCAACAGCTTTGCCGAGCAAAGCCGATCCAGATGGGTCGGCAACGATTCTGACGAACTACGACTATTGACGACGTCCCGTTCCAGATCGATCGGGCACTCGAACAATGCCGATCCTGCTCCGGGTAGATGGAACTGGGGGTTGTCGATGAACTCCAGCGGAAGGTTCATCAGTCGCTGTTTTTCGAGTTCGAACTGTGTCGGTGAAGCGTTTCGCCAGCTATCGATCGGGCCGGTTTCGTCGATGACGGAAACCAATCCATCCGCGTGAAACCACTCGTAGGGATACTTTGGAGAAAAGCGGAGGTTCGGTAGTTCACGTAGGGCAATAATCATCAGGGCACTCGAATAATTGCGGGCGAGAACAAATCGTTCATCTGAAAACGTTCATAACGTTCAAATCGTTCTCCGTCTTGGTTCTACCGTGGTTCGCCGCTCCTCGCAACATATTTTTAACGCAAAATTGCAATTTCGTGAGTTCGTATTGAGTTTTCAAGCATTTCAACAAGGAAAAAGGTGTCTCGGCGTGGAACCAGCCATGCCCCCCAGAGTGTGCCGGTGCTCCATACCCCGGTTGAAGCGTTGACACGTTCAGATAATGAAATGGTCGATTTTGTTGGCCAGATTTCATTCAAAACGTGCAACGACGTGAACGATATCAACAATTAGTTGCACGAATACGACGAATCTGGCCCTACCCCTCACACCCACCCATGCGATCTAGTGAACTCAGTCCAATATTCACCGAAGCAAATCGCCGAAGCCATGCGGGTTAGCGAATCATCCGTGAAACGCTGGTGCGATCGTGGAATCATTCCTTCGGTGAAGACCGGCGGGGGGCACCGTCGGATTTCGGTCGAATCGCTTGCACAGTTCCTGCGCGAAACGAAACGCACGTTGTTGGCGCCGGAAAAACTGGGCGTTGCTCCTTTGGACGTCGTGCCGTCGTCCGCGGTGCGGCGTGTTGACGTCGAATCCAACGTTTCCAACGCCGGTTGTGAAGCGATCGTCGAAACGTTCACCAACGCCTTGTTGGATGGGGACGAAGCAGCGTGCCGACAGATCATCCAACAAGCCTTTTTACGGAACAAAAGCTTCACCGATGTGGCTGCTAGCATCGTCTGCGCCTCGATGCGACGGATCGGCGAGATCTGGGAAAACGGTCATGCAGATGTCTTACAAGAACGTTATGGCTGCGAGATCTGTTTTCGGTTGGTCAACGAACTGGCGCAGTACATCCCTCTGCCAGGTGCTGAGGCGCCCCTAGCGATCGGATGCGCTCCGCCAGGCGATCAATATCAATTACCGACCCATCTCGTCGAATTGGTCTTGCGAGAAGCCGGCTGGAATGCACGCTCTCTGGGTAACAACATGGCGCTGGATAGGTTGCTGGAAGTGGTCGTTCGGCATCGGCCACAGCTGGTTTGGGTCAGTATCTCTACGATCGAAGATCGCGCGGCGTTTGTCGGAGCGTTCAATGCGTTTGCCAATCAATTGCCCAAGGGCGTCTTCTTAGTGGCCGGCGGCAGAGCGATGGACGACGAAATGCGACCGTTGTTGCATTACACCGCCCACTGCGACAATTTCCATCAACTCGCTGGCTTGGCGGCAACGATGCTCTCGCGCGGCCGGTAGCCTAAAGCCGATACGGTCGCGGTCGGCCGGGATTCTTATCGGCCGGTGCGGTTTGCCGGACTTTCATTGGTAGGTCGCGGACCGCGAATTTAGCGAAGATCATGCGTCGGCGATCACGCTAATTTTTGATGAAGCCATTTGGATTGCCCTGGGATCGAGGTCCAGGAATCGGCACAATAGGAAGTCCATTGACGCGGGAACACCAAGGACTTCCGAATGGCCTCCCAGGCACCACCGATCACCGTCCTGATGCCTGTCTTTCGTCCAGACCCCACGCATTTCCCCTACGCCATTGAGAGCGTTCTCGATCAGACGTTCACCGATTACGAATTGTTAGTCATGGAGTCGGCGTCGGCTCAGCCTGCCAAACCGTGGTTGGCCAACGTATCCGATCATCGGATACGACATCACGTGGTGCCACCGGTGAATCGAACGGCGTTGTTGAACCAAGGAGTGGAACGAGCACGCGGCGCGCTGATTGCAATTGTCGATTCGTCGGACATTGCGCTCCCCGAACGACTCGAAACGCAGATCGCAGTGCTGGATAGCGATCCGGCGATCGCGGTGTTGGGAAGCTTTATCGAATGGATCGATGAACAGAACCGGCCGCTTGGGTTTCAAACCCTGCCGACCGAATCGAAAGCGATCCGGCAGGCGCTTCGGCGCTGCAACCCGATCGTTGCCCGGACGTCGATTTTTTGGAAGCGGGCGATCCTTTCGGAGGGTGGATTTCGCGGCGAAGAAACGGTGGCCGATTACGAGATCTGGGGTCGCATGGCGCGCACCGAAGCATCGTTTGCCAATGTCCCGCTGGCACTGACCCGGTGTCGACGTCTTCCGGCCCACTGGGATCGTCCTCGGCTGGCTCATCAGTTGGTGGCCGAGATGGAGATCCGAGCGAAGATGTTTGCCGAAGAGGCAGGGATCCGAACCAAGTGGCAGCGTGTCTACGAGCGGATGCTGTTGAGGTTGCCGTTGGACGCACCGTTGCGGTGTTGGATGGTCCCGCGCCTACGCAAGGCCCTTGCCACCGGGAAATGACATGCGTTCATGCATCGATTGGCAATCGGTGCGGCCTGGGGGAGCGCTCTCGTCGCGGCTTCGTGCAATCACTTCGCGGCGTGGAGGGGCGATGTAGATTTCGGCGGCGTGGGGAAGTAATCTGTTCGGAATAACACCGGTCAGATCCTTGCAGACAATGAACACCGCAATCGCCAAGCCACAACCGCTTTCTCCCGCCTCGTCTCCAGGAGCGGAGTATCCGCTGTGGGGTTCGGCCTCTCCGGGGGGCGTTTACAATAGTCATCTCGTTGCCGGAGCGATCTTCGTCGCGCTTGCACTGTTCGGCGCGATCAATGCGTGGCTTGTGCTATGGCTCAACGGCTGTCTGTTTTTCGGAATGCTTTTCGATCGCCGAACCTGGAAACGTAAGTTGGCGGTTGGGGCGATGCCGGGACAAATGCTTTTATACGCCCAGGTGGTGCTGCGGGCGGCGGTCCACATGTTCCCATATTATGCCGTCGCGTTTGTGCTGTATTTGGGGATAGCGCCGGTCGTGCTGCCGTTGAATTTTGCGATCAGCAGCTTCGTCATGCTGTATGGGTTTTACATGGCGATCCGAAGCTATTGGTTGCTTCGGTACCTGTGGGTGCTGCGATTTCGTTGGGACCGCGCCGGACGGTTGTTTGAAACTCACCAAGCGAACTTAAAATCGCAGACCGCGTCGATCCAGCATGTTCTTTGGGCCTATTGCATCGGCAACGTGGGGCTTGTCGTCCGCTGTGCCAGCCAGGTGATGACCATCGGACTTTTCGAATTCCTGCGACAAGCGTGGAATTTGGATCTCACCCAGCATCCGCAATGGAGCGGCCACGTGATGACGATCTTCTGGGGAACCGCAGCGATTTGGCTGGCCACGTTTTGGTTCGCCTTGCAGCCTGCGTTTTTGATCTACTATCGCGTCCATCGCACCTTCCACACCTGTCGCCCGTTGTACGACAGCATCCACAGTATCCATCACCGCGGGGTCTTACCGACACCATTGGATTCGGGCACGATTTCGCCGTTGGAGTTCGCGCTGACCGAATTGAACTTGCCCGCCGGCATGCTGGTCCCCAATTGGTACTGGACCATCGCGCAGGTGATCCTGGCGGTTGCAGGGCATTTCCCCTCGCATGAAACCAATACGTGGATGAAGTCGGGGCAACACCATCTGTTGCACCATCGATTCTTCAACGTGAATTTTGGCTTGATCCCTCGCGAGGATGCGCGTTACGGGTCGTTGTACCGCGAAAATTCGCCGACGGCTGTCGCCGGGAGCGACCAGGGTTAAGCCGCAGGTTGGCTTCCGCCACGTCGATCCGTTGGCAGGCGGTCTGCGATTACGTTGGCGAATTACGGGATTCGCAGGGACGCAGGACCGTGCCACGACGGCTCCGTTGGATGCCTTCCCCCGACCCACCGATTTGCCATCGCGCTCTCTGAACTGAAAATAGCTGGCATGGTATATTGCGGATCGATCCATCCCTCGGCAAATCGCGTGGCGTATGAACCTGAATTCGGAATCTGCAACAAAACTGAACCTGGCGACCGCGACCCAGTTTATCAAAGGGGTTGGGCCGTCGCGCGCCGAACAATTGTTGCGACTTGGTTTGCGGGCCGCTCGCGATCTGCTGTTCTTCCTCCCTCGGGATTACGAGCATCCCGCCCCGGCGACACGGATCGCCGATCTCCGCGAAGACCAACCCGCTTCGTTTGTCGCCACGATTACCGAAGTCGATGTGATCACGACTCAGGCGGGGAAAACGATCTTGGGGGTCTTGGTGGAAGATGGTTCCGGGGCGGCACGGTTGATGTTCTTCAACCAACCCTATCGGATCGATTCGATGCCGCGCGGGCAGAGGGTGTTGATCAGCGGGAAGCCGCGACTTTCGGGGTTGCGGATGGAGATGGTGCATCCGAAAGTGATCCCGTTAGAAGAGGATGAGACGCCGACCGCGCAAGGGATTCTGCCCATTTACCCGCTGACGGAAGGGATCAATCAGGGGCAAATGCGCCGCGCGATCGCGACGGTGGTCGACGAACTGGCGGGGGAAATTGCTGAGGTGATTCCTGCGTCGATTCGAGAAACTGCGTCGTTGCTTTCGATCGAAGCGGCGATCCGCAACATCCATCAACCGCAAGATCAGGCCAGCTTGGACGCCGCCCGTCGGCGGTTGATCTTTCAGGAGTTGTTCATCTTGCAACTGGCGCTGGCGATCCGTCGACGCAAGTTGACCAGCGACTTGCGGGCACCGCCGTTGCCGGTCGATGCCGCCATCGACGCGCGGATTTTGAAACGCTTTCCGTTTGAATTGACCGGTGATCAGAAGAAGGCTTTCGCGGAAGTCAGTTCCGACATGGCGCGTCAATTCCCGATGAATCGTTTGGTTCAGGGAGATGTCGGCAGCGGCAAGACGGTGATCGCGCAGTATGCGATGTTATTGGCGGTCGCCAACAAACATCAAGCGGTTTTAATGGCGCCGACCGAAGTTCTGGCAAGGCAACATTTTGAGACCTTTCGCAAATCGCTCAGCCGTAGCCGGGTGCGTTTAGGACTATTGACCGGCACCCTTTCGACGCTCGATCGCCGCGATGTCTTGAAGGCGGCCGCGGAAGGCGAAATCGACCTTTTGGTGGGAACCCAAGCGTTGTTGAACCAGGAGGTCGCGTTCAAGCAATTGGGGCTGGTGGTGATCGATGAACAGCATAAATTTGGCGTCTCACAACGCGCGAACCTTCGCCGTGGCGGGCTCGATCCGCATTACCTGGTCCTGTCGGCGACGCCGATTCCCAGGACGGTAGCGATGGCCGCGTTTGGCGATCTGGACGTTTCCACGTTGAAGGAAAAGCCGCCAGGGCGCAGCCAGGTGAACACCTATTTGGCCAAAGACGATTGGGCACAGCGATGGTGGGAGTTTCTGGCCCAACGGGTTCGCGAGGGACGGCAGGCGTTTGTCGTCACGCCGCGGGTCGATTCGGGCGAACAGGAGGACGTCAGTGGGGCGCAACAGGTTTTCGACGAATTGCGAACCGGGCCGTTGAAGAAATTTCGGATTGGTCTGCTGCACGGGCGGATGCCGCCGGAAGAAAAGAACGAAACGATGCTTCGGTTCGCACAAGGACGACTGCAAGTGTTGGTGGCGACGACGGTGATCGAAGTCGGAATCGATGTCCCCAACGCCACGGTGATGACGATTTTGGGAGCGAATCGTTTTGGTTTGGCGCAACTGCATCAACTGCGTGGCCGCGTCTGGCGTGGTTCGCATCCGGGGTATGTCTGCGTCTTCACCGATAAGGAGGGGCTGCCCGAAGACGACGAACGGCTGAAAACGTTTGCGGAGACCAGCGACGGGTTTGCCTTGGCCGAAGCCGATTACCGGATGCGCGGTCCAGGGGACCTGTTGGGTGTTCGCCAAAGTGGGATGCCACCGTTGCGGGTGGCCGACCCGCTGCGAGACACTGCAATTTTGGAAGCGGCACGCGATCTCGCGATGGAGATCGTCGACAACGACCCGCACCTAGAAGATCCCGATCTGGCCCTGCTGAAGCAACGCGTGTTAACCCGTTACGGCAGCAGTTTGGATCTTGGGGACGTCGCCTGATTCGGTCCTTGGGGCGCGCTCAAGGCGTCAATTCAAAAACGGCCAGTACCGGTCGATGATCCGATGCCATCGAATCGTCGATCACTTCCGAATCGATCATTTTCAGCGACTCACCACGATAGAAGATGTAATCGATACGCGAAGTCGGCTTCCGCGATGGTGCCGACGGCGCGGCTGCGGCATCGATCGCATTCTTCCATTGCCGGTCGAGAATCTGGATCGGTTCGGAATCGGGGGTTGCGTTCATGTCACCGGCCAAAAGCGTTGGGACGTTATCCCCGGCAAATAACGCATTGATCGCATGTGCCTCGGCGATTCGATCACCGGCCACGTTGTGTTGAAAGTGGGTGCTTACGAAGCGCAAGGGCATGCCAGCGGCTGACTGCACGATCACCGCGATGGCGCCCCGTGGATAGGTCGTCAGTTCGTCCGTCGCTTCGGTGTAAGGGAGTGGTTGGATTTGCACGTCCTCGATCGGCAATCGCGTCAACACGGCGTTGCCGAACAGCCCGCCTTGATAGTGTTGCGTCGGTCCATAGCGAACCGCCATCCCGATCAGTTCCGCCAGGCGTTGCGCCTGATGAACTTTGCCGGAGCGTTCCACGACCACATCGACTTCTTGCAGCGCGACGAGGTCGGGCTTCGCCGCCACGATCACCCGAGCCAAACGCTCCAGGTCGTAGACGCCATCGTTCCCTTGGCCGTAATGGATGTTGTAACACAGCACGCGTAAGGTCGACGGTGATTGCGCCGATGCGCCGCGCGGGACGGCGACGGTGCCCAGCAAGAGGCACGCGATAAGAAGCCAACGGTACGGTCGATGAAGATTCATGGCGGGGATTCCGGATTGTCGCCTCGAACGCGACATGGGTTAACACTCGATGGGCACTTCCAGGGAGCGGAAGCCGCAATAACCCTACTCGAAATCGACTGCGGTGGCACGAAAAAAGCGGAGGACCATTTTTGTGGGCCTCCGCTTTCTAA from Rosistilla carotiformis includes the following:
- a CDS encoding sigma-70 family RNA polymerase sigma factor, translating into MIIALRELPNLRFSPKYPYEWFHADGLVSVIDETGPIDSWRNASPTQFELEKQRLMNLPLEFIDNPQFHLPGAGSALFECPIDLERDVVNSRSSSESLPTHLDRLCSAKLLSPEQEPMLFERMNFLLCMASKCRDSLPYAKTAVQQVDRIHWLLALAAWHRDRIIEANLRLVFSIVKKFVNPMNTFDDLLADGMLALIRAVEKFDYSRGFRFSTYATQVVRRNSYQLVVQRQTDDSRMVMGMDEATIAESGVPREPFMSEQRWEHLRSRLGVLLDSLDRREKLIIRARFSIGPHSKVQTLQAIAARLGISKERVRQIESRAITKLQEMASMAESPELQSV
- a CDS encoding helix-turn-helix domain-containing protein, with product MNSVQYSPKQIAEAMRVSESSVKRWCDRGIIPSVKTGGGHRRISVESLAQFLRETKRTLLAPEKLGVAPLDVVPSSAVRRVDVESNVSNAGCEAIVETFTNALLDGDEAACRQIIQQAFLRNKSFTDVAASIVCASMRRIGEIWENGHADVLQERYGCEICFRLVNELAQYIPLPGAEAPLAIGCAPPGDQYQLPTHLVELVLREAGWNARSLGNNMALDRLLEVVVRHRPQLVWVSISTIEDRAAFVGAFNAFANQLPKGVFLVAGGRAMDDEMRPLLHYTAHCDNFHQLAGLAATMLSRGR
- a CDS encoding glycosyltransferase, whose amino-acid sequence is MASQAPPITVLMPVFRPDPTHFPYAIESVLDQTFTDYELLVMESASAQPAKPWLANVSDHRIRHHVVPPVNRTALLNQGVERARGALIAIVDSSDIALPERLETQIAVLDSDPAIAVLGSFIEWIDEQNRPLGFQTLPTESKAIRQALRRCNPIVARTSIFWKRAILSEGGFRGEETVADYEIWGRMARTEASFANVPLALTRCRRLPAHWDRPRLAHQLVAEMEIRAKMFAEEAGIRTKWQRVYERMLLRLPLDAPLRCWMVPRLRKALATGK
- a CDS encoding endonuclease/exonuclease/phosphatase family protein; its protein translation is MNLHRPYRWLLIACLLLGTVAVPRGASAQSPSTLRVLCYNIHYGQGNDGVYDLERLARVIVAAKPDLVALQEVDVVVERSGKVHQAQRLAELIGMAVRYGPTQHYQGGLFGNAVLTRLPIEDVQIQPLPYTEATDELTTYPRGAIAVIVQSAAGMPLRFVSTHFQHNVAGDRIAEAHAINALFAGDNVPTLLAGDMNATPDSEPIQILDRQWKNAIDAAAAPSAPSRKPTSRIDYIFYRGESLKMIDSEVIDDSMASDHRPVLAVFELTP
- a CDS encoding sterol desaturase family protein — protein: MNTAIAKPQPLSPASSPGAEYPLWGSASPGGVYNSHLVAGAIFVALALFGAINAWLVLWLNGCLFFGMLFDRRTWKRKLAVGAMPGQMLLYAQVVLRAAVHMFPYYAVAFVLYLGIAPVVLPLNFAISSFVMLYGFYMAIRSYWLLRYLWVLRFRWDRAGRLFETHQANLKSQTASIQHVLWAYCIGNVGLVVRCASQVMTIGLFEFLRQAWNLDLTQHPQWSGHVMTIFWGTAAIWLATFWFALQPAFLIYYRVHRTFHTCRPLYDSIHSIHHRGVLPTPLDSGTISPLEFALTELNLPAGMLVPNWYWTIAQVILAVAGHFPSHETNTWMKSGQHHLLHHRFFNVNFGLIPREDARYGSLYRENSPTAVAGSDQG
- a CDS encoding TIGR01777 family oxidoreductase, with the protein product MCVAAQQYKRSVALPASIEQAFAYHDRRGALGRLIPPWEHVTIQRSDNSLEPGSEVILKTKLGPVGMRWHARHEIYEPPNRFTDIQVSGPFASWHHEHRFEPGPTAASSQMHDTVDYRLPGGAVGSFFGSGKITKMLESMFAYRHRTTHDDLQMFSDHDPSPLRIAVSGSTGLVGGSFCNVANLLGHQTVPLLRGERPASRNDQEQADVLFPWSESFVSDAFAGTDAVVHLAGKPIADKRWNAKIKQEIIDSRVVPTRTLCEQLASMPKPPKVLVCASAIGIYGDRGDERLSEDSPHGDGFLADVGEQWEAACQPAADAGIRVVNLRIGIAISPQGGALQKLLLPAKLGVNGPVADGKQWWSWVALDDVIGAIYHAIKTPDLSGPVNVVAPHAVTCGQFARDLGSVLHRPAFLPAPAPLMRLALGEMADALLIASTHVLPTKLQASGYRFRFEHLQDCLRHVLGK
- the recG gene encoding ATP-dependent DNA helicase RecG translates to MNLNSESATKLNLATATQFIKGVGPSRAEQLLRLGLRAARDLLFFLPRDYEHPAPATRIADLREDQPASFVATITEVDVITTQAGKTILGVLVEDGSGAARLMFFNQPYRIDSMPRGQRVLISGKPRLSGLRMEMVHPKVIPLEEDETPTAQGILPIYPLTEGINQGQMRRAIATVVDELAGEIAEVIPASIRETASLLSIEAAIRNIHQPQDQASLDAARRRLIFQELFILQLALAIRRRKLTSDLRAPPLPVDAAIDARILKRFPFELTGDQKKAFAEVSSDMARQFPMNRLVQGDVGSGKTVIAQYAMLLAVANKHQAVLMAPTEVLARQHFETFRKSLSRSRVRLGLLTGTLSTLDRRDVLKAAAEGEIDLLVGTQALLNQEVAFKQLGLVVIDEQHKFGVSQRANLRRGGLDPHYLVLSATPIPRTVAMAAFGDLDVSTLKEKPPGRSQVNTYLAKDDWAQRWWEFLAQRVREGRQAFVVTPRVDSGEQEDVSGAQQVFDELRTGPLKKFRIGLLHGRMPPEEKNETMLRFAQGRLQVLVATTVIEVGIDVPNATVMTILGANRFGLAQLHQLRGRVWRGSHPGYVCVFTDKEGLPEDDERLKTFAETSDGFALAEADYRMRGPGDLLGVRQSGMPPLRVADPLRDTAILEAARDLAMEIVDNDPHLEDPDLALLKQRVLTRYGSSLDLGDVA